The window CACCATGACTGCCATGATCATGGCGGCACGGGGCTGGCCTCGCTGGGACCTCTTTCTGGCCGTCTTCATCGGCGGTTACATGAGCGCTGGAGCCTCTGGCGTCTTCAACATGATCATCGACCGGGACATCGACCTGCGCATGAAACGCACCAGCACCCGTCCCAGTGCCTCTGGCAAGATCAGCACCGTGAATGCATTCATCTTTGGCAGTTTGCTGACTGTGGCTTCCTTTGTGATCCTCTGGCAGGCCGCCAACCTGCTGGCCGCTCTGATGGCCATGGCGGGCCTTGTCACCTATGTGTTCATCTACACCCTGTGGCTGAAACGCAGCACCTGGCACAACATCGTGATCGGCGGGGCCGCAGGTTGCTTCCCCCCTCTGGTGGGCTGGGCTGCGGTGACGGGTGACCTGAACCTGTTCAGCTGGTACCTGTTTTTCATCATTTTCTTCTGGACCCCTGTGCACTTCTGGGCCCTTGCCATCATGATCAAAGACGACTACGCTGCCGTGGGCATTCCCATGCTGCCCGTGGTTCATGGTGACCGCATGACCGTCGCCCAGATCGGGCTGTATGCCATCATGACCGCCGTGTTGTCTATGATTCCCCTGCTGCTTGGCGAGGTGGGCTGGATTTACTTCGGGAGCGCTCTGGTATTAAATGTTGTCTTGTTGATGCGCTCTTTGGAGCTGTACCGGAACATCACCCGCAAGCAATCGGTGTCGCTGTACAAGTACACGTTGCTGTACCTTGCACTGCTGTTCCTCGCCATGGCAATCGATCGCAGTCTAATCGCATAAAGAGAGTGAGAAGGGAAAGGAGAGATGTTGAAACCGTTTCAATTGTTCATCTATGGGCTGGTGTCGTTGGCATCGATGGCCTACGCACAGCAGCC of the Deinococcus cellulosilyticus NBRC 106333 = KACC 11606 genome contains:
- a CDS encoding heme o synthase; protein product: MTHTLTTMDKPTWRDYFALTKPKVNSLLLFTTMTAMIMAARGWPRWDLFLAVFIGGYMSAGASGVFNMIIDRDIDLRMKRTSTRPSASGKISTVNAFIFGSLLTVASFVILWQAANLLAALMAMAGLVTYVFIYTLWLKRSTWHNIVIGGAAGCFPPLVGWAAVTGDLNLFSWYLFFIIFFWTPVHFWALAIMIKDDYAAVGIPMLPVVHGDRMTVAQIGLYAIMTAVLSMIPLLLGEVGWIYFGSALVLNVVLLMRSLELYRNITRKQSVSLYKYTLLYLALLFLAMAIDRSLIA